A window from Cyanobacteria bacterium FACHB-DQ100 encodes these proteins:
- the urtE gene encoding urea ABC transporter ATP-binding subunit UrtE, translating into MSYTNTTLEPMEFSTTAPTLQVSDLNVYYGESHILRGVDMTVQPGKMVCLIGRNGVGKTTLLKSIMGLLKPRSGSIMFAGEPVTAKSPDQRARLGIGYVPQGREVIPRLTVKENLILGLEALPKRKKTAEIPDEIFELFPVLKTMLWRMGGDLSGGQQQQLAIARALMGQPRLLVLDEPTEGIQPSIILEIEAAVRRIIETTGISVLLVEQHLHFVRQADWYYAMQKGGIVASGSTAELSKDVVQRFLAV; encoded by the coding sequence ATGAGCTACACGAACACCACGCTAGAGCCAATGGAATTCAGTACAACAGCGCCAACGCTGCAAGTTTCTGATCTGAATGTGTATTACGGAGAAAGCCATATTCTTCGCGGCGTTGATATGACGGTGCAGCCGGGCAAAATGGTTTGTCTCATCGGGCGAAATGGGGTCGGTAAAACGACGCTGCTGAAGTCGATCATGGGATTGCTGAAACCACGATCGGGATCGATCATGTTCGCTGGAGAACCCGTCACCGCGAAGTCTCCGGATCAACGCGCTCGTCTCGGAATTGGCTACGTTCCACAAGGGCGAGAAGTGATTCCGCGCCTGACGGTGAAAGAGAATCTGATTCTCGGACTTGAAGCGCTCCCGAAGCGGAAGAAAACGGCTGAGATTCCCGATGAGATCTTTGAACTGTTTCCGGTACTGAAAACGATGCTGTGGCGGATGGGCGGGGACTTGAGCGGCGGACAACAGCAGCAACTCGCGATCGCGCGTGCCTTGATGGGTCAGCCGAGATTACTGGTGCTGGATGAACCGACCGAAGGGATTCAACCGTCGATTATTCTGGAAATCGAAGCGGCTGTGCGTCGGATTATCGAAACGACTGGGATTTCGGTTTTGCTGGTGGAGCAGCATTTACATTTTGTGCGCCAAGCAGATTGGTACTATGCGATGCAGAAAGGTGGAATTGTGGCATCGGGTTCGACCGCCGAACTGAGTAAAGACGTGGTGCAGCGATTTTTGGCGGTTTGA
- a CDS encoding NHL repeat-containing protein translates to MSINTTAPTIAPSPKRRSTIAKLGVGAIAGSILLGAMQTESAIALSYASIPTTFATGLNRSYGIGVASNGDVLVANFGNSTVSRFSSTGTSLGTFGSGFNGPLDIAVASNGDVLVANYNSSTVSRFNSIGNPLGTFGSGFTNPAGIAFASNGNVFISNNSGTVSRFNSAGGSLGTFASGFSAPRDIAVASNGDVLVSNAGGGVSRFNSAGTSLGTFGSGFSGPWGIVIDSSGDVLVSNFSGGTVTRFSSSGTLLQTLTGLNQPASMAIASNGDLLVANHGNNSVSRFAVATPVPFGFTPIWGFLSLGIRPLIKRFKPRKLATVAAK, encoded by the coding sequence ATGTCTATAAATACAACAGCCCCCACGATCGCACCATCTCCAAAAAGACGATCGACGATCGCAAAACTGGGAGTCGGAGCGATCGCAGGTTCAATCCTGTTAGGTGCGATGCAAACAGAATCTGCGATCGCGCTTTCTTACGCTTCCATACCCACCACTTTTGCAACAGGTCTCAACCGTTCTTATGGCATCGGAGTTGCCAGCAATGGTGATGTGTTGGTCGCGAATTTTGGCAACAGTACCGTGAGTCGCTTTAGCAGCACAGGTACCTCCCTAGGCACCTTTGGCTCCGGTTTCAATGGTCCTCTTGACATTGCGGTTGCCAGCAATGGTGATGTGTTGGTCGCGAATTATAACAGCAGTACCGTGAGTCGCTTTAACAGCATTGGCAACCCCCTGGGCACCTTTGGCTCCGGTTTCACTAATCCTGCTGGCATCGCGTTTGCCAGCAATGGTAATGTGTTCATCTCAAACAATAGCGGTACCGTGAGTCGCTTTAACAGCGCTGGTGGCTCCCTGGGCACCTTTGCCTCCGGTTTCAGCGCTCCTCGTGACATTGCGGTTGCCAGCAATGGCGATGTGTTGGTCTCGAATGCTGGCGGCGGCGTGAGTCGCTTTAACAGCGCTGGCACCTCCCTGGGCACCTTTGGCTCCGGTTTCAGCGGTCCTTGGGGTATCGTCATCGACAGCAGTGGCGATGTGTTGGTCTCGAATTTTAGCGGCGGTACCGTAACGCGGTTTAGTAGCAGTGGTACTTTACTGCAAACTCTCACTGGCTTAAACCAACCCGCTAGCATGGCGATCGCGAGCAATGGGGATCTCTTAGTCGCAAACCACGGTAATAACTCCGTTTCTCGCTTTGCGGTCGCGACTCCTGTACCCTTCGGCTTCACACCGATTTGGGGATTCCTGTCGCTCGGCATTCGTCCGTTGATCAAACGCTTCAAGCCGCGCAAGCTGGCAACGGTGGCGGCAAAGTAG
- the urtD gene encoding urea ABC transporter ATP-binding protein UrtD, giving the protein MSEKILQIENLTVSFDGFKAINNLNFDLDRGELRVVIGPNGAGKTTFLDTITGKTQPTVGTVYFKGRNTKGLKEHEIARLGVGRKFQTPRVYLNLTPRENLELSCTRDKNLWNAIVGKRPVAEQRTVSGLLETIGLDLKADIKAALLSHGEKQRLEIGMLVAQSPELLLVDEPVAGLTDEETEKVGDLLLALAESHSIVVIEHDMEFVRQIARRVTVLHQGSVLCEGTMDEVQNDPRVIEVYLGQQEDHAA; this is encoded by the coding sequence ATGAGCGAGAAAATCTTACAAATCGAAAATCTGACGGTTAGTTTTGATGGCTTTAAGGCGATCAATAATCTCAACTTTGATCTCGATCGGGGCGAGTTGCGCGTTGTAATCGGACCGAATGGAGCCGGAAAAACAACGTTCCTAGATACCATTACAGGCAAAACGCAGCCGACGGTTGGAACGGTTTATTTCAAAGGGCGCAATACCAAAGGCTTGAAAGAGCATGAGATCGCTCGGTTAGGTGTCGGGCGCAAGTTTCAGACTCCGCGTGTTTATCTCAATCTCACGCCCCGCGAGAATTTGGAACTGTCTTGCACTCGTGATAAAAATCTGTGGAATGCGATCGTCGGTAAGCGTCCGGTTGCAGAACAGCGCACTGTATCGGGATTGCTGGAGACGATCGGGCTTGACCTCAAAGCCGATATCAAAGCGGCATTGCTCTCTCACGGCGAAAAGCAACGCCTAGAGATTGGAATGCTTGTAGCTCAATCACCGGAATTGCTCTTAGTCGATGAACCTGTCGCGGGGCTCACCGACGAAGAAACTGAGAAAGTTGGAGATTTACTTTTGGCGCTGGCTGAAAGTCATTCGATCGTCGTGATTGAGCACGATATGGAATTCGTTAGACAAATTGCTCGGAGAGTGACGGTACTTCATCAAGGCAGTGTCTTATGTGAAGGCACAATGGACGAAGTACAGAACGATCCGCGAGTGATTGAGGTTTATCTGGGTCAACAAGAAGATCACGCTGCTTAG
- the urtA gene encoding urea ABC transporter substrate-binding protein encodes MTKSFGRREFIILGSTAAGSVLLKSCGAPPQTGTTSANAPAASPAANTTASGNTIKVGILHSLSGTMSISEKSVVDAEQLAIEEINKAGGVLGKQIEAVVEDGNSDWPTFAEKAKKLIDQDKVATVFGCWTSASRKAVLPVFESKKHLLWYPVQYEGQECSNNVFYTGAAPNQQIEPSVEWLLKNKGKDFFLVGSDYVFPRTANTIIKAQLAALGGNTKGEDYIPLGNTDVKPVVDKIKQALPNGGVIYNSLNGDTNVAFFKELQASGLTPDKYPSMSVSIAEEEVKAIGVEYLKGHYAAWNYFQTVETPASKKFVEAFKAKYGSDRVVNDPMEAAYIMVYLWKQAVEKAGTADDLAKVKAAAYGQTFDAPEGKVTMNSNHHLSKFVRIGEVAQDGLFKIVSETKDAVKPVPWNQFVTETKGFACDWSDPAKGGKFKTT; translated from the coding sequence ATGACAAAATCATTTGGACGGCGCGAATTTATTATCCTTGGCTCTACGGCGGCAGGAAGCGTTCTGTTAAAGTCTTGTGGCGCTCCGCCTCAAACGGGAACAACGTCTGCCAATGCTCCCGCAGCTTCTCCCGCAGCCAATACGACTGCATCAGGCAACACGATCAAAGTTGGTATTCTGCACTCGCTGTCTGGCACGATGTCGATCTCTGAGAAGAGCGTCGTCGATGCAGAACAACTCGCGATCGAAGAAATCAACAAAGCGGGCGGTGTGTTAGGTAAGCAAATCGAAGCCGTCGTCGAAGATGGCAACTCCGATTGGCCTACCTTTGCTGAAAAAGCGAAGAAATTGATCGATCAAGACAAAGTAGCAACGGTGTTTGGCTGCTGGACTTCTGCCAGCCGTAAAGCGGTTCTGCCTGTGTTCGAGTCGAAAAAGCACTTGCTTTGGTATCCGGTGCAGTACGAAGGACAAGAATGCTCGAACAATGTGTTCTACACGGGCGCGGCTCCGAACCAACAAATTGAGCCTTCGGTGGAATGGCTGCTGAAGAACAAAGGTAAAGACTTCTTCTTGGTGGGTTCAGACTATGTGTTTCCGCGCACGGCAAACACGATTATCAAAGCCCAACTTGCAGCATTAGGTGGCAACACCAAAGGCGAAGACTACATTCCGCTCGGTAACACCGATGTCAAACCCGTAGTAGACAAGATCAAGCAAGCTCTGCCGAACGGTGGCGTGATCTATAACAGCTTGAACGGTGACACCAACGTTGCCTTCTTCAAAGAACTGCAAGCCTCTGGCTTGACTCCAGATAAGTATCCGTCAATGTCGGTCAGTATCGCAGAAGAAGAAGTCAAAGCGATCGGGGTCGAATACTTGAAAGGACATTACGCCGCTTGGAACTACTTCCAAACCGTAGAAACACCCGCCAGCAAGAAGTTTGTCGAAGCATTCAAGGCAAAATACGGCAGCGATCGCGTGGTCAACGACCCGATGGAAGCGGCTTACATTATGGTTTACCTGTGGAAGCAAGCGGTCGAAAAAGCCGGAACCGCTGACGATCTTGCAAAAGTGAAAGCCGCCGCTTACGGTCAGACCTTTGATGCACCGGAAGGCAAGGTAACAATGAACTCGAACCACCACTTGTCGAAGTTCGTGCGGATCGGTGAAGTTGCACAAGACGGACTCTTCAAGATCGTATCCGAAACTAAGGATGCGGTGAAACCTGTGCCTTGGAACCAGTTTGTGACAGAAACGAAGGGCTTTGCGTGCGACTGGTCTGATCCGGCGAAGGGCGGAAAGTTTAAGACCACTTGA
- a CDS encoding CBS domain-containing protein, translating into MPHINPEQSARELMSSPVRTIRPETTIEEAQKLLLRYGHSGLPIVEGDRLVGIVSRRDVELAAHHGLKQVPVEKVMVTQVRTIAPDTPMSQIQALMGTYDIGRLPVIDRGQLVGIVTRTDVLRQIQAAPKLLQLERLAVPFQKILTIAAQAAEARGWHLYLVGGAVRDLLLADPDAEVSLSDIDMVVDGFHRSADVGAGVELAKALQAIYPQARLEIHGKFQTAAVLWHNDLELGSLWIDIATARTEFYLYPAANPEVESSSIRQDLYRRDFTINALALRLTEPRTRTRAPEASQELLDFFGGVADLRSKQIRVLHPNSFIEDPTRIYRAVRFAVRLGFEIEPQTEMYIRHAIASGVYQFRNRPVPALQSRLRSELKYILQAAYWKAAIRKLADLDALVCIHPHLKLDRELWRQLKWADRFQRYDFSIPHWQLLLEVLIARIDDRAIVAQTLQLPQDAIQRLAHLCEIEQTIGQKLPQCEKPSQIVQLLKPFDSETLGLVAARGTRSLRRSIWQYFTVWLQVKAPLDGSDLKAIGYKPGKQFKLMLEELLKATLDGEICDRATAEQYLAEHYPLN; encoded by the coding sequence ATGCCTCATATCAATCCAGAGCAATCTGCCCGCGAGTTGATGTCGTCGCCGGTGCGGACGATTCGACCGGAGACGACGATCGAGGAGGCACAAAAGCTGCTGCTGCGCTACGGACATTCGGGATTGCCGATCGTCGAGGGCGATCGATTGGTGGGGATCGTTTCACGACGGGATGTGGAGTTGGCGGCGCATCACGGGTTGAAGCAGGTGCCTGTGGAGAAGGTGATGGTGACGCAGGTAAGAACGATCGCGCCTGATACGCCGATGTCCCAGATTCAAGCGTTGATGGGAACGTATGATATCGGGCGGCTTCCGGTGATCGATCGCGGGCAATTAGTGGGGATTGTGACGCGAACTGATGTGCTGCGACAGATTCAAGCTGCGCCGAAATTGCTGCAATTAGAGCGGCTGGCGGTGCCGTTTCAGAAAATTTTGACGATCGCGGCTCAAGCGGCTGAAGCGCGGGGATGGCATCTTTATCTAGTCGGGGGTGCGGTGCGGGATTTGCTTCTTGCTGATCCGGATGCTGAAGTCAGTTTGAGCGATATTGATATGGTGGTGGATGGGTTTCATCGATCGGCGGATGTGGGGGCGGGAGTTGAGTTAGCGAAAGCACTTCAGGCGATTTACCCGCAAGCCCGACTGGAGATTCACGGGAAGTTTCAAACGGCGGCGGTACTTTGGCACAATGATCTGGAGTTGGGTTCGCTGTGGATTGATATTGCTACAGCGCGGACTGAATTTTATTTGTATCCAGCCGCCAATCCGGAGGTCGAATCGAGTTCAATTCGACAAGATCTTTACCGTCGGGATTTTACGATCAATGCGTTGGCGTTGAGATTGACCGAGCCACGAACACGTACCCGTGCGCCAGAGGCATCGCAAGAACTTCTCGATTTCTTTGGAGGTGTGGCGGATTTACGATCGAAACAAATTCGCGTTTTACATCCGAATAGTTTTATCGAAGATCCGACTCGAATTTATCGAGCCGTCCGGTTTGCGGTGCGGTTGGGATTTGAGATTGAGCCGCAAACGGAAATGTATATTCGTCATGCGATCGCATCCGGAGTTTATCAGTTTCGCAATCGTCCTGTTCCAGCGTTGCAAAGTCGGCTCAGGTCGGAACTGAAGTACATTTTGCAAGCGGCTTATTGGAAAGCGGCGATCCGAAAGTTAGCCGATCTCGATGCCTTGGTTTGCATTCATCCACACTTGAAGCTCGATCGCGAACTTTGGCGACAGTTGAAATGGGCGGATCGGTTCCAGCGATATGATTTTTCGATTCCGCATTGGCAATTGTTATTAGAGGTGCTGATTGCGAGAATCGATGACCGCGCAATCGTTGCCCAAACGCTACAGCTACCGCAGGATGCGATTCAGCGATTAGCTCATCTCTGCGAAATTGAGCAAACGATCGGGCAAAAATTACCGCAGTGTGAGAAACCCAGTCAGATCGTGCAATTGTTGAAACCGTTTGATTCTGAAACGCTGGGATTAGTTGCGGCACGAGGAACGCGATCGCTGCGTCGATCAATCTGGCAATATTTCACGGTTTGGTTACAGGTGAAAGCACCGCTTGATGGTTCAGATCTAAAAGCGATCGGCTACAAACCCGGTAAACAGTTCAAATTGATGCTTGAAGAGTTGCTGAAGGCGACCTTGGACGGCGAGATTTGCGATCGCGCTACTGCCGAACAGTATCTAGCCGAACATTACCCGCTAAACTGA
- the ureG gene encoding urease accessory protein UreG — protein MTHTLVSTAFRVGIAGPVGSGKTALVDALCKAMRDRAQIAVVTNDIYTQEDAKFLVRSQALTPDRILGVETGGCPHTAIREDASMNLAAIDQLEQRFENLELIFVESGGDNLAATFSPELVDLNIYVIDVAGGDKIPRKGGPGITKSDLLVINKIDLAPYVGADLDVMERDAKQMRGEKPFVFTNLKTRVGLDSVIDFVATYAGMNLKQK, from the coding sequence ATGACACACACTCTGGTTTCTACTGCCTTTCGCGTTGGAATTGCGGGACCTGTGGGTTCTGGTAAAACCGCACTCGTTGATGCACTCTGTAAAGCAATGCGCGATCGCGCTCAAATCGCGGTTGTCACCAATGATATTTACACCCAAGAAGATGCCAAGTTCTTAGTGCGATCGCAAGCACTGACTCCCGATCGCATTCTCGGAGTTGAAACCGGGGGATGTCCACACACAGCAATCCGTGAAGATGCGTCGATGAATTTAGCTGCGATCGACCAGCTTGAGCAGCGATTTGAGAACTTAGAATTAATTTTTGTCGAGAGCGGCGGAGATAACTTAGCGGCAACCTTTAGCCCTGAATTAGTTGACTTGAATATTTATGTGATTGATGTTGCAGGCGGCGACAAAATCCCCCGCAAAGGGGGGCCTGGAATTACGAAATCTGATCTGCTTGTAATTAACAAAATCGATCTTGCTCCCTATGTGGGCGCAGATTTAGACGTGATGGAGCGAGATGCAAAACAAATGCGGGGAGAAAAACCGTTTGTGTTCACAAATCTCAAAACTCGTGTAGGACTAGATAGCGTGATCGACTTTGTAGCAACCTACGCAGGGATGAACTTGAAGCAAAAATAA
- the urtC gene encoding urea ABC transporter permease subunit UrtC: protein MNKEAPWWKQRSFLIEAGLVVVIALALIYIVPNLLVGIGQGFRVGLLGRFLALAIVALGIDLIWGYTGILSLGHGLFFALGGYSLAMFLQLQIPAGQLPDFFTLYGVTELPAFWLPFYSLPFTVFAIVLLPAIVAAVLGYLVFRNRLRGVYFSILTQAALIVFFNFFNGQQKLINGTNGLKTDTTTFMGQTVGDPPLQWAFYILTVWLLVGAYALCRWLTSGRLGRLLVAIRDDEPRLRFSGYNPTVFKVLVFAVSAALAGVSGALFTVQSGIISPKAMDIAFSIEMVIWVAVGGRASLVGAILGALIVNFAKSILSEQFPQFWFFFQGALFLIVVTVVPGGLIGWLRTDGVELVRSRFLGKRRLMTYPSLEEDPEVQYERENLTNRKSDG, encoded by the coding sequence GTGAATAAAGAAGCGCCTTGGTGGAAGCAGCGATCGTTTTTAATTGAAGCGGGACTCGTCGTGGTGATCGCGCTCGCGCTCATTTACATTGTGCCGAATTTGCTGGTTGGCATTGGGCAAGGGTTTCGAGTCGGATTGTTGGGGCGGTTTTTAGCGCTGGCGATCGTGGCTTTAGGAATCGATTTGATTTGGGGCTATACCGGAATTCTCAGTTTGGGACACGGCTTGTTTTTTGCGCTGGGTGGCTATAGTTTGGCGATGTTTTTGCAGTTGCAGATTCCGGCTGGACAGTTACCTGACTTTTTTACACTGTATGGTGTGACTGAGCTTCCGGCGTTTTGGCTGCCGTTTTACTCGCTCCCGTTTACCGTATTTGCGATCGTGTTGTTGCCTGCGATCGTCGCGGCGGTTCTCGGTTATTTGGTGTTTCGTAACCGACTTCGCGGCGTTTATTTCTCGATTCTGACGCAAGCGGCGTTGATTGTGTTTTTTAACTTCTTCAACGGTCAGCAAAAGCTGATCAATGGTACGAACGGCTTGAAAACCGATACGACAACCTTTATGGGTCAAACGGTTGGCGATCCGCCGTTGCAGTGGGCGTTTTATATCCTAACCGTTTGGCTATTAGTTGGGGCTTATGCGCTGTGTCGGTGGCTGACGAGCGGCAGGCTGGGAAGGCTATTGGTTGCGATTCGAGATGATGAACCCCGGCTGAGATTTTCTGGCTATAACCCGACTGTGTTTAAGGTGCTGGTGTTTGCGGTTTCTGCTGCATTAGCAGGGGTTTCGGGGGCATTGTTTACGGTGCAGTCTGGGATCATTTCACCAAAAGCGATGGATATTGCGTTTTCGATCGAGATGGTGATCTGGGTGGCGGTTGGGGGTCGTGCGAGTTTAGTCGGCGCGATTCTGGGCGCACTGATTGTCAACTTCGCGAAAAGCATTCTCAGCGAACAGTTTCCGCAGTTCTGGTTCTTTTTCCAGGGCGCATTGTTCCTGATCGTGGTGACGGTGGTGCCGGGCGGACTGATTGGGTGGCTGCGTACCGATGGAGTGGAGCTAGTTCGATCGCGGTTCTTGGGCAAGCGCAGATTAATGACCTATCCCAGCTTAGAAGAAGATCCGGAGGTGCAATATGAGCGAGAAAATCTTACAAATCGAAAATCTGACGGTTAG
- a CDS encoding bifunctional phosphoribosyl-AMP cyclohydrolase/phosphoribosyl-ATP diphosphatase HisIE: protein MAPIFADSIPTDAIRYDDRGLVPAIVQDYLDGTVLMMAWMNQESLQKTLSTGETWFWSRSRQEFWHKGATSGHTQKVKAIRYDCDSDALLVTVEQIGDIACHTGERSCFHQVDGKVTPPPADTLSQVFGVVCDRRDNPTEGSYTRTLFAGGDNKILKKIGEEAAEVVMACKDDDKEAIAGEAADLFFHTLVALAHHNVDLKAVYRKLQERR, encoded by the coding sequence ATGGCTCCGATTTTTGCTGATTCAATTCCCACCGATGCAATTCGATACGACGATCGTGGTTTAGTGCCTGCGATCGTTCAAGACTACCTCGATGGCACCGTGTTAATGATGGCGTGGATGAATCAGGAATCTTTGCAGAAAACGCTTTCTACGGGAGAGACTTGGTTTTGGAGTCGATCGCGCCAAGAGTTCTGGCACAAAGGCGCAACCTCAGGACACACGCAAAAGGTGAAAGCGATTCGATACGACTGTGATAGTGATGCGCTACTCGTCACGGTTGAGCAAATCGGGGATATTGCTTGTCACACCGGAGAGCGAAGCTGTTTTCATCAAGTCGATGGCAAGGTTACACCGCCGCCTGCGGATACGTTGTCGCAAGTGTTTGGGGTGGTGTGCGATCGTCGTGATAATCCAACTGAAGGATCTTACACTCGAACCTTATTTGCAGGCGGGGATAACAAAATTCTCAAAAAGATCGGAGAAGAAGCGGCAGAAGTCGTGATGGCTTGTAAAGACGATGACAAAGAGGCGATCGCCGGAGAAGCCGCAGATTTGTTCTTCCATACGCTGGTGGCGCTGGCTCATCACAATGTCGATCTCAAAGCGGTGTATCGCAAGCTGCAAGAACGGCGATAA
- a CDS encoding bacteriorhodopsin produces MTQQAWLWLGCLSMTAGAIFFGFGAERAKNDRWQIVYVLNFFICAIAAVLYLAMTQRQGFNVIFDRPTFWVRYITWTFSTPLTLVLLSYLGKTKPIILASMIGADVLMIATGFVAAISPKPITNLWYIVSCGFYLGLAYLLLKHYRNQAIDTYPRSKSVFNRLLTVHLVIWSLYPVVWILARTGINVINSTTETAFYTILDVAAKVGFGFLALSSLQKLEQADVRQTEFDRVEMSR; encoded by the coding sequence ATGACACAACAAGCATGGCTGTGGCTCGGTTGTCTCAGTATGACCGCAGGAGCAATCTTTTTCGGATTTGGAGCAGAACGAGCGAAAAACGATCGCTGGCAAATCGTTTATGTGCTGAACTTCTTTATCTGCGCGATCGCAGCAGTGCTATATCTCGCAATGACGCAGCGCCAAGGGTTTAATGTGATCTTCGATCGTCCCACTTTTTGGGTGCGCTATATCACCTGGACATTCTCGACTCCGTTGACGCTCGTGTTACTGAGCTATTTGGGCAAAACGAAACCGATTATTCTCGCCAGCATGATCGGGGCGGATGTGTTGATGATTGCGACGGGGTTTGTGGCGGCGATTTCGCCGAAGCCGATTACAAATCTTTGGTATATCGTCAGTTGTGGTTTTTATTTGGGACTGGCGTATTTATTGTTGAAGCATTATCGTAATCAAGCGATCGACACTTATCCACGATCGAAGTCTGTGTTTAACCGCTTGCTTACCGTACATTTAGTCATTTGGTCGCTGTATCCGGTCGTGTGGATTCTTGCCAGAACTGGAATTAACGTCATCAACAGCACAACTGAGACGGCGTTTTATACCATTCTCGATGTCGCGGCAAAAGTGGGATTTGGATTTTTGGCGCTGAGTTCGTTGCAGAAATTAGAGCAGGCGGACGTGAGACAGACGGAGTTCGATCGTGTTGAGATGTCGCGTTAA
- a CDS encoding branched-chain amino acid ABC transporter permease has product MLSGLLNGIFSGVSVGSVLLLAALGLAIVFGLMGVINMAHGELMMLGAYTTFVVQNALRPMGGFWFDIYIFVALIAAFIVTALFGIVLERGVIRYLYGRPLETLLATWGVSLILQQLVRSVSWQLVTLVAMFCVLFFGALWILARRPNYEQIRGWSIALLLPLSAAIAIVTGNTVGQIYGLAVTKPWFGAQNVDVTAPRWLRGGLSIAGTQLSYARIFIIVLTIAAVFGVYWFLNKTSWGLRIRAVTQNRSMSACLGIPTQKVDALAFALGSGLAGVAGCAVSLLGSVGPNTGQNYIVDTFMIVVVGGVGKLVGSIIAALAIGTANYIIGSNVLVDMFSFSPQLSEFFKFFSTISMAKVMVFALIIVFLQFRPAGLFPQKGRTVDA; this is encoded by the coding sequence TTGCTGTCAGGACTTTTAAACGGGATCTTCAGTGGTGTTAGCGTCGGCTCGGTGTTGTTGTTGGCAGCATTGGGACTGGCGATCGTCTTCGGGCTGATGGGCGTGATCAACATGGCTCACGGGGAGTTGATGATGCTCGGTGCTTACACAACCTTTGTGGTGCAGAATGCGCTCAGACCAATGGGTGGGTTTTGGTTTGATATCTACATCTTTGTAGCTCTAATTGCGGCGTTTATCGTTACGGCGCTGTTTGGCATTGTTCTAGAACGGGGCGTGATTCGATATTTGTATGGGCGACCGCTTGAAACATTGCTGGCGACTTGGGGCGTGAGCTTGATTCTGCAACAGTTGGTGCGGAGCGTGAGTTGGCAATTAGTCACGCTGGTGGCGATGTTCTGTGTGCTGTTTTTTGGCGCATTGTGGATTCTGGCACGTCGTCCGAACTATGAGCAGATTCGCGGCTGGTCGATCGCGCTGTTGCTGCCGCTATCGGCTGCCATCGCAATTGTCACGGGCAACACGGTCGGACAAATCTATGGGTTAGCCGTCACCAAACCTTGGTTTGGCGCACAGAACGTCGATGTCACCGCTCCACGTTGGCTGCGGGGGGGATTGTCGATCGCGGGAACACAGCTATCGTATGCGCGAATTTTCATTATTGTGTTGACGATCGCGGCTGTGTTCGGCGTGTATTGGTTCTTGAACAAAACGTCTTGGGGTTTGAGAATTCGGGCGGTGACTCAAAATCGCAGTATGAGCGCTTGTCTTGGAATTCCGACTCAGAAAGTGGATGCGCTGGCATTTGCGCTGGGATCAGGACTGGCAGGAGTTGCGGGCTGTGCGGTGAGCTTGTTGGGATCAGTCGGGCCAAACACGGGACAGAACTATATTGTGGATACGTTCATGATTGTGGTCGTGGGTGGCGTTGGAAAGCTGGTCGGCAGCATTATTGCAGCTCTAGCGATCGGCACTGCTAACTACATCATCGGATCGAATGTGTTAGTCGATATGTTTAGCTTCTCTCCGCAACTGTCTGAATTTTTCAAATTTTTCTCGACGATCAGCATGGCAAAGGTGATGGTGTTTGCATTGATCATTGTGTTTCTGCAATTCCGTCCGGCTGGGCTATTTCCGCAGAAAGGACGAACCGTGGATGCTTAG